AGTTGACCGATTGATTAAAAGTCGCAATGAAGAAGTTTATTTAAGGATTGGCGATAAAAGTGTCAAACAGACCTACTCTCAAATTAGACAGTTAGAATATGCTAAAGGGGAAAGATTATTCGAAGATAACTTAGTCGCTGAAGCTAACATAACGGATTTAGACGAGCAACTGTTGAATGAATATAAGAGACATCTTAATTGTAGCGACTTAAGTCACCGTCAAGTTTTAGAAGCTCGTGGTTTTATGCAGCAAGGACAATTAACAGTTGCAGCAATTTTGATGTTTGCTGAGAATCCAAGTTATTATTTTCCTCAAGCTCGCTTAAGATTTTTGCGATATGAAGGAGCTAGGCGTGAAACAGGAGTGCGCATGAATATCGTTAAAGATCAGACTTTTGATGGTCCAATTCCAGAGATTATTCGCCAAGCTCAAGTTGCAGTTAACGCTCAACTTAGAGAATTTCAGTTTCTTGGAGAAGATGGTCGCTTTAAAATTGTTCCCGAATATCCGGAATTTGCATGGTTTGAGGGAATTGTCAATGCAGTTGCTCATCGTGATTATTCTTTTCGTGGGGACTATATCCGTATTAGCATGTTTGATGATCGTTTGGAAATCTTTAGTCCAGGCTCTCTACCTAATATCGTGACCTTAGATAATATGCGATATACTCGCTATGCGAGAAATCCTAGAATAGCACGAGCTTTAGTAAGTTTTGGCTGGGTTAGAGAATTAAATGAGGGTGTCAACCGAATTTATGATGAAATGGCAGATTTTTACCTTAATGAACCTGAATATAGCCAACCACATCCCCACGCTCTTCTTTTAAAATTAGAAAACAACTATCTTTCTCGTCAGATGAGGATGGACGATAGGGTGGGAGACCTCGAGAAAAAACTGATTACAGATGAATTTAATGAAAATGAGCGTAAAATTCTGGCTTATTTATATGGTAATGGACGCATAACAGTAAAAAAAGCTTCTGAAATTATTGAAATGAGTGATGCCACAGCTCGTAAGCTATTAAGAGCATTGGTTGATAAAGAAGTTCTTTGTTGGCATGGAAATTCAAAGCGAGATCCTAGACAATATTACACTCTCATAAGTGAGTAAAAATATTAAAGAGTAGTTCGGAGTAATTCGGAGTAGTTCGGAGTAGTTCGGAGCGTCTTACAATAATTTCCAATGCTTTCAGCTAATTAAAGCACTTTTTACAGGTTTAGAGTAAGTTGAAAGAGTTCAGAGTAGCATGTCTTTATTGAGAGTGGTTTCTTAGAAATGTCTCCACTGTTTAGCAATTTTCATCAACTTCTTCCCCCTATCCCTCTGTGAATATGGTGTTGTTTATTTCATAGCAAAAGATAATAGCGG
The nucleotide sequence above comes from Aerococcus urinae. Encoded proteins:
- a CDS encoding ATP-binding protein, which gives rise to MIKSIKIEEVMKIENYTIESLKDMHEGQYFDRKSARMKPKDAVKHIIAFANADGGSLVIGIEDNGDLSGTNYQGAHTLEDYKLAIQQDILGQPCVSYEYIDYLMEGQEDRLFLIRVELSVDRLIKSRNEEVYLRIGDKSVKQTYSQIRQLEYAKGERLFEDNLVAEANITDLDEQLLNEYKRHLNCSDLSHRQVLEARGFMQQGQLTVAAILMFAENPSYYFPQARLRFLRYEGARRETGVRMNIVKDQTFDGPIPEIIRQAQVAVNAQLREFQFLGEDGRFKIVPEYPEFAWFEGIVNAVAHRDYSFRGDYIRISMFDDRLEIFSPGSLPNIVTLDNMRYTRYARNPRIARALVSFGWVRELNEGVNRIYDEMADFYLNEPEYSQPHPHALLLKLENNYLSRQMRMDDRVGDLEKKLITDEFNENERKILAYLYGNGRITVKKASEIIEMSDATARKLLRALVDKEVLCWHGNSKRDPRQYYTLISE